From Jatrophihabitans sp., one genomic window encodes:
- a CDS encoding hemolysin family protein, producing the protein MNSTALNIGIVLALILIEALFVAAEIALVSLREGQARSMAEGGRRGQAVAKLLADPNRFLASVQIGVTSTALLSSAFGAVTLSETAKDSLIRAGVGETLAGVVGILGVTMIITFVTLVIGELAPKRLALQRPEGAALLFGPTLDRMATVFRPVIWLLSKSTDLVVRVLGGDPQVNRESISEEELRGLVAAHESLSTDERRLIDDVFAAGERSVSEVMISRTEVLFLEAGLTVSRAVKLAGDSPHSRYPVIGESNDDVLGFVHIRDLIMGAPGVDLSTDRSLVVGDLVREVKVLPGSKKVLAALSEMRREGHHLAIVVDEYGGTDGIVTLEDLIEEIIGDIRDEYDSESSSARRLTGGIVEVDGRCNLDEFAEYAGFELPEGPYETAGGFLMARLGKLPQVGDQVEIHNHLVQVLEIEGRRASRLRVEPLPETEAAEAVTAEAGHRVK; encoded by the coding sequence ATGAACAGCACCGCGCTCAACATCGGCATAGTGCTGGCGCTGATCTTGATCGAGGCGTTGTTCGTGGCCGCCGAGATCGCGCTGGTGTCGCTGCGCGAGGGCCAGGCCCGCTCGATGGCCGAGGGCGGCCGGCGCGGTCAGGCGGTCGCCAAGCTGCTGGCCGACCCCAACCGGTTTCTGGCCTCCGTCCAGATCGGGGTCACCTCCACCGCGCTGCTGTCCTCGGCCTTCGGGGCGGTGACGCTCTCGGAGACGGCCAAGGACAGCCTGATCCGCGCCGGCGTCGGCGAGACGCTGGCCGGAGTGGTGGGCATCCTCGGGGTCACCATGATCATCACCTTCGTCACCCTGGTCATCGGCGAGCTGGCGCCCAAACGGCTGGCGCTGCAGCGGCCCGAGGGCGCCGCTCTGCTGTTCGGGCCGACCCTGGACCGGATGGCCACGGTGTTCCGGCCGGTGATCTGGTTGCTGTCCAAGTCCACCGACCTGGTGGTCCGGGTGCTCGGCGGCGATCCGCAGGTCAATCGCGAGAGCATCAGCGAGGAGGAGCTGCGGGGCCTGGTGGCCGCGCACGAGTCGCTGAGCACCGACGAGCGGCGGCTGATCGACGACGTCTTCGCCGCCGGCGAGCGCTCGGTCAGCGAGGTGATGATCTCGCGCACCGAGGTGCTCTTCCTGGAGGCCGGCCTGACCGTCAGCCGGGCCGTCAAGCTGGCCGGTGACTCGCCGCACTCGCGCTATCCGGTGATCGGTGAGAGCAACGACGACGTGCTGGGCTTCGTCCACATCCGGGACCTGATCATGGGCGCTCCGGGCGTCGACCTCTCCACCGACCGGTCGCTGGTGGTCGGTGACCTGGTGCGCGAGGTCAAGGTGCTGCCCGGCTCCAAGAAGGTGCTGGCCGCGCTGAGCGAGATGCGCCGCGAGGGCCACCACCTGGCGATCGTGGTCGATGAGTACGGCGGCACCGACGGCATCGTCACCCTGGAGGACCTGATCGAGGAGATCATCGGCGACATCCGGGACGAGTACGACTCGGAGTCCTCCTCGGCTCGCAGGCTGACCGGCGGGATCGTCGAGGTCGACGGCCGCTGCAACCTCGATGAGTTCGCCGAGTACGCCGGCTTCGAGCTGCCCGAAGGGCCGTACGAGACGGCCGGCGGCTTCCTGATGGCCAGGCTCGGCAAGCTGCCCCAGGTCGGTGACCAGGTCGAGATCCACAACCACCTGGTTCAGGTCCTCGAAATCGAGGGCCGGCGCGCGTCCAGGCTCCGGGTCGAGCCGCTGCCCGAGACCGAGGCAGCCGAAGCGGTGACGGCTGAGGCCGGGCACCGGGTGAAATAG